The following coding sequences are from one Treponema parvum window:
- a CDS encoding ABC transporter permease, translated as MKLNFYSILASRFLWKKRPTGEPAVHAKKTWKQRAKMLSFSKTVLFFTLLFLFIPLIIITVFSFNKSKGGEFTGLSLIWYKKLLFESGDLWAALFNSLIVAVTAGIVSTILGTLSALGISWYKFRGRSFIQTISFLPMVLPEVIIGVSMLIFFSGIKLPLGLFTIFAAHTTFCLPFVYLMISARLDEFDFSIIEAAHDLGATELQTMTKVIIPAIMPGILSGFLMAITMSLEDFVITFFVSGPGSTTLPLYVYSMIRFGVSPVINSLSFVMILCTCFIAFVLRGGLKTVASNR; from the coding sequence ATGAAACTCAATTTTTATTCCATTTTGGCAAGCCGTTTTTTATGGAAAAAACGACCGACGGGCGAACCTGCCGTACATGCAAAAAAGACATGGAAGCAGAGAGCAAAGATGCTGTCGTTTTCAAAAACGGTTCTGTTTTTTACATTGCTGTTTTTATTTATTCCTCTTATCATCATTACGGTTTTTTCATTCAATAAAAGCAAGGGCGGAGAATTTACAGGCCTTTCTCTTATCTGGTATAAAAAACTTTTGTTCGAGTCAGGAGACCTTTGGGCTGCGCTTTTTAACAGCCTAATAGTGGCGGTTACCGCAGGAATAGTTTCTACGATCCTCGGCACCTTGTCCGCGCTGGGAATAAGCTGGTATAAGTTTAGGGGCCGTTCGTTCATACAGACAATAAGTTTTTTGCCCATGGTGCTGCCGGAAGTTATAATAGGCGTTTCGATGCTTATATTTTTCAGCGGAATAAAACTTCCATTGGGGCTGTTCACTATTTTTGCGGCGCATACTACTTTCTGTCTTCCGTTCGTTTACCTTATGATTTCGGCGCGCCTTGATGAATTTGATTTTTCAATAATCGAAGCCGCTCACGACTTGGGCGCAACGGAATTACAGACGATGACAAAGGTAATAATTCCCGCCATTATGCCGGGAATACTTTCAGGCTTTTTAATGGCGATCACAATGTCGCTTGAAGATTTTGTGATTACGTTTTTTGTTTCCGGCCCCGGATCGACTACGCTGCCTCTGTATGTTTATTCCATGATCCGTTTCGGCGTTTCTCCGGTGATAAATTCGCTTTCATTTGTCATGATCTTATGTACTTGCTTTATAGCCTTTGTGCTCAGGGGAGGCCTTAAAACTGTAGCGTCAAATCGGTGA
- a CDS encoding ABC transporter permease: protein MSKKADVSEKPPAGKEEFSSIGGGRKKSNPGALYAWPMGLWFVAFFIAPLVIIVVYSFMKKGLYGGVEWEFSLKAYRQMLSPNYGILVMRTLRLSVISTLITILIALPCGYAMARSKYQTFLLFLVIIPFWTNSLIRIFAWMSILNNDGILNQILRGLGLVKDYVKFLYTGGAVVLVSVYMYIPYAILPIFTAVDRFDFSLLEAARDLGANKFQAIMKVLIPSIKSGILTGVVFTFIPIFGAYTVPLLVGGKDSYMLGNIIVDQVQKTRNWPLAAAFSMVLTAVSTAGVLWMLAASKNAAALKKTDNTDGAPR, encoded by the coding sequence ATGAGTAAAAAAGCGGACGTATCGGAAAAACCTCCGGCGGGTAAAGAAGAATTTTCCTCTATAGGCGGGGGGCGTAAAAAATCAAATCCCGGTGCGCTGTACGCGTGGCCTATGGGGCTGTGGTTTGTAGCGTTCTTTATCGCGCCGCTCGTGATAATCGTAGTATACAGTTTTATGAAAAAGGGACTGTACGGCGGAGTTGAATGGGAATTCTCCCTCAAAGCTTACCGCCAAATGCTCAGCCCCAATTACGGAATCCTTGTCATGCGGACGCTAAGATTATCCGTTATATCTACGCTTATCACTATTCTGATAGCTCTTCCCTGCGGATATGCAATGGCCAGAAGCAAATATCAAACCTTCCTTCTTTTTCTTGTCATAATTCCGTTTTGGACAAATTCTCTCATAAGAATCTTTGCATGGATGTCCATACTGAACAACGACGGAATTTTAAACCAGATATTAAGAGGCCTCGGACTTGTAAAAGACTATGTAAAATTTCTTTATACCGGAGGCGCCGTAGTGCTTGTTTCCGTGTACATGTATATTCCGTACGCGATATTGCCGATTTTTACCGCCGTAGACAGATTCGACTTTTCGCTCCTTGAAGCTGCCCGCGACTTAGGCGCAAATAAATTTCAGGCGATAATGAAAGTTCTTATTCCCAGTATAAAAAGCGGTATTCTTACAGGCGTAGTCTTTACCTTTATTCCTATTTTCGGAGCATATACTGTACCGCTTTTGGTAGGAGGAAAGGATTCCTACATGCTCGGCAACATAATCGTGGATCAAGTTCAAAAAACACGCAACTGGCCGCTTGCAGCGGCTTTCAGTATGGTTTTGACGGCCGTAAGCACTGCAGGAGTGCTTTGGATGCTCGCTGCAAGCAAAAATGCCGCCGCTCTCAAAAAGACGGATAATACGGATGGAGCGCCAAGATGA
- a CDS encoding ABC transporter ATP-binding protein has protein sequence MKGSRVSIDHVSKNFGDFQALRDINFVIKPGEFFSLLGPSGCGKTTLLRIIAGFEDPDEGSILFDDKNVIPMPPDKRHSNTVFQTYALFPHLTVYENIAFPLRLKKIDKKTIDEKVRSYIRLVQLDGHEDKKPNRLSGGQKQRVAIARALINEPQVLLLDEPLSALDAKLRANLLIDLDNLHDKIGITFIYVTHDQSEALSVSDRIAIMNHGRVLQIGTPFEIYESPATQFVAEFIGETNLFEAEVEKCVPYNVNGDKEYMVTLKVPALGKQAPLPTDTPEMADSDKFMMVTDYEHTEPGQKVAFTVRPEKIRITNETPNVKGRTDINVFKGVVEEPVYSGFQSKFYVRLENGAVIKVFKQHTNYLDDGPEISWKDTVYVSWSANDGYIVEDIER, from the coding sequence TTGAAAGGCAGTCGGGTTTCCATAGACCATGTTTCCAAGAACTTCGGGGATTTCCAAGCGCTTAGAGACATAAATTTTGTTATTAAGCCGGGTGAGTTTTTCTCACTCCTTGGTCCGTCAGGATGCGGAAAGACAACGCTACTGCGCATAATAGCCGGATTTGAAGATCCCGACGAGGGCTCAATTCTGTTTGACGATAAAAACGTCATACCTATGCCGCCGGATAAACGGCATTCAAACACGGTATTTCAGACTTATGCGCTTTTTCCTCATCTTACCGTCTACGAAAACATTGCGTTTCCTTTGCGGTTAAAAAAAATCGATAAAAAGACTATAGATGAAAAAGTACGCTCGTATATCCGCTTGGTTCAGCTTGACGGCCATGAGGACAAAAAACCTAACAGGCTTTCAGGCGGACAAAAGCAGCGCGTCGCCATCGCGAGGGCGCTCATAAACGAGCCTCAGGTACTGCTCTTGGACGAACCGCTTTCCGCTCTGGACGCTAAGCTCAGGGCGAACCTCCTTATCGACCTTGACAACCTTCACGACAAGATCGGCATAACGTTCATTTACGTAACGCACGATCAAAGCGAAGCTCTTTCAGTTTCGGACCGTATCGCCATCATGAACCACGGCCGTGTGCTGCAAATAGGCACGCCTTTTGAAATTTACGAAAGCCCCGCGACGCAATTTGTGGCGGAATTCATAGGCGAAACAAACCTGTTTGAAGCCGAAGTTGAAAAATGCGTGCCTTACAATGTAAACGGCGACAAAGAATACATGGTAACGCTAAAAGTTCCCGCATTGGGCAAGCAGGCGCCGCTTCCGACGGATACGCCCGAAATGGCCGACAGCGATAAATTCATGATGGTCACCGATTATGAGCATACGGAACCGGGACAAAAAGTTGCATTTACCGTCCGCCCCGAAAAAATCCGTATAACCAATGAAACCCCGAACGTAAAAGGACGAACGGACATAAACGTATTTAAAGGAGTCGTAGAAGAGCCGGTCTATTCGGGATTCCAGTCCAAATTTTATGTCCGCCTTGAAAACGGCGCCGTCATCAAAGTATTCAAACAGCATACAAATTACCTGGACGACGGGCCTGAAATTTCATGGAAGGACACCGTTTACGTTTCATGGTCTGCAAACGACGGTTACATTGTTGAGGATATAGAGCGATGA
- a CDS encoding branched-chain amino acid transporter permease, whose amino-acid sequence MKLNMQSVMIAVAISAAIIFGTRAFPFILFSKKEPPAIIKFIEKYIPPMIIAILVVYGVKDINVTAFPYGIPYFIALASAVMLHLWKNNPMLSIFGSTILFMILQKLW is encoded by the coding sequence ATGAAATTAAACATGCAAAGCGTTATGATTGCGGTTGCGATAAGCGCGGCGATCATTTTCGGCACCAGAGCTTTTCCTTTTATACTTTTTTCCAAAAAAGAGCCGCCTGCAATCATAAAATTCATTGAAAAGTATATTCCGCCCATGATCATCGCAATACTCGTAGTCTACGGGGTTAAAGACATAAACGTAACGGCATTCCCTTACGGAATTCCTTATTTTATAGCCCTTGCTTCTGCGGTCATGCTTCACTTATGGAAAAACAATCCGATGCTGAGTATTTTCGGCAGCACGATTTTATTTATGATCCTGCAAAAACTATGGTAA
- a CDS encoding AzlC family ABC transporter permease, translated as MNRYYIAQAVKITSPVFFGYIAIGIPFGLMVTTTGYPWWLAPLMSLLMYAGAGQYVAIGLFASGVPLTAIAVTELLLNIRHIVYGLSLISGFKNTGKWKPFLIFALTDETYALLTGVKLPKHTDPGAFYGTIAMLNYSYWVSGSTIGAAAGAVLPFSFEGVDFALTALFAVMLVNRIKSDRDFLPVIIGASVTVFAVILSKAGILDGKHILICALSAGIASLIIFRGNKSTKEISNRTEP; from the coding sequence ATGAACAGATACTACATCGCGCAGGCCGTTAAAATAACTTCGCCCGTATTTTTCGGATACATTGCCATAGGGATCCCTTTCGGACTTATGGTGACGACGACCGGTTACCCGTGGTGGCTCGCTCCGCTCATGAGTCTTTTGATGTATGCGGGGGCGGGACAATATGTTGCGATAGGCTTGTTTGCATCAGGCGTTCCTCTTACGGCGATCGCGGTTACCGAATTGCTGCTTAACATAAGGCACATAGTGTACGGCCTTTCCCTCATAAGCGGATTTAAAAATACCGGAAAATGGAAACCGTTTTTAATCTTTGCACTTACCGACGAAACCTATGCGCTTCTTACCGGCGTTAAATTACCGAAACACACGGATCCGGGGGCTTTTTACGGAACTATAGCGATGCTCAATTACTCGTACTGGGTTTCGGGCAGCACAATAGGAGCCGCAGCCGGCGCCGTTTTGCCTTTTTCATTTGAAGGCGTAGATTTTGCGCTTACGGCGCTGTTCGCCGTCATGCTTGTAAACCGTATAAAGTCTGACCGCGACTTTTTGCCTGTTATAATCGGCGCTTCAGTAACGGTATTTGCCGTAATATTATCCAAAGCGGGAATTCTGGACGGAAAACACATATTGATCTGTGCCCTGTCGGCAGGAATAGCAAGCCTTATTATTTTCCGTGGAAATAAAAGCACAAAAGAAATTTCAAACCGAACGGAACCGTAA
- the rplM gene encoding 50S ribosomal protein L13 yields the protein MKTIFVKEHEQDRKWYLIDATDKPIGRVAAKAASILRGKNKPSFTANQNMGDYVVIINVGKAAMTGAKQTDKIYYNYTTGFVGSLKKRSYEELIKKHPEEPMRRAINGMLPSGRLGRTMAGNVKIYAGAEHPHSAQNPQPIEI from the coding sequence ATGAAAACTATTTTCGTAAAAGAACACGAACAAGACCGTAAATGGTATTTGATCGATGCGACGGATAAACCGATAGGGCGCGTTGCTGCAAAAGCGGCTTCAATATTGCGCGGCAAAAACAAACCTTCGTTTACCGCAAATCAAAATATGGGTGATTATGTTGTCATTATCAATGTCGGGAAGGCGGCCATGACAGGCGCTAAGCAGACTGATAAGATTTATTACAATTATACGACCGGTTTTGTAGGCAGCTTAAAAAAACGCAGCTATGAAGAATTGATCAAAAAGCATCCTGAAGAACCGATGCGCCGTGCGATAAACGGAATGCTTCCGAGCGGACGACTCGGCCGCACTATGGCCGGCAATGTAAAAATTTATGCCGGCGCCGAACACCCGCATTCTGCGCAAAATCCGCAGCCGATTGAAATTTAA
- the rpsI gene encoding 30S ribosomal protein S9 — MVKDIAIGTGRRKTAVARVFMREGSGKIVVNGKDIKDYFATEEQIRIVHQPLLVTSNDSKFDIVINVLGGGLNGQAAACLHGIARALTQIDQDTHTALKANGYLTRDSRMVERKKYGQKGARRRFQFSKR, encoded by the coding sequence ATGGTAAAAGATATTGCTATTGGTACAGGTAGAAGAAAAACTGCGGTCGCCCGTGTTTTTATGCGTGAAGGCAGCGGAAAGATTGTTGTAAACGGAAAAGATATAAAAGATTATTTTGCGACCGAAGAACAGATTCGTATCGTTCATCAGCCGCTCTTGGTTACTTCAAATGACAGCAAATTCGATATCGTGATCAATGTTCTCGGCGGCGGATTAAACGGACAGGCCGCTGCCTGTTTGCACGGTATTGCCCGCGCCCTGACACAGATCGACCAGGATACGCACACGGCTCTTAAGGCTAACGGGTACCTTACTCGCGACTCCCGCATGGTTGAACGTAAAAAATACGGCCAGAAGGGCGCACGCAGAAGATTCCAGTTCAGCAAACGTTAA
- a CDS encoding regulatory protein RecX, whose translation MPPEQIVSGSVFIEEKEDDIINAGLAFAAEKKALEYLSRAEQSRAGLYRKLKAKKFEKTAIDKALDHLESASYLSDMRFARAWLNNRKITHSEGRSKLACELAARGIDKETSAAALDDFFAQNDERDACIKALEKCRRLKKDQNKTFAALLRAGFSYNLIRDVLPAADTEFI comes from the coding sequence GTGCCTCCCGAACAAATAGTTTCCGGTTCGGTTTTTATCGAAGAAAAAGAAGACGACATTATAAATGCGGGGCTTGCCTTTGCCGCCGAAAAAAAAGCGCTGGAATACCTGTCCCGCGCGGAGCAAAGCAGGGCGGGACTTTATCGTAAGCTTAAGGCAAAAAAATTTGAAAAAACTGCGATAGATAAAGCTCTTGATCATTTGGAGAGCGCTTCGTATCTGTCGGACATGCGTTTTGCGCGCGCATGGCTGAATAACAGAAAAATAACTCACAGCGAAGGCCGGTCAAAACTTGCATGTGAACTTGCCGCACGCGGCATTGATAAAGAAACTTCCGCCGCAGCTCTGGACGATTTTTTTGCTCAAAACGATGAAAGAGACGCCTGCATTAAGGCGTTGGAAAAATGCCGCAGGCTTAAAAAAGATCAAAACAAAACCTTTGCCGCCTTGTTGCGCGCGGGGTTTTCATACAATCTAATCCGGGATGTTCTGCCTGCGGCCGACACAGAGTTTATTTGA
- a CDS encoding response regulator, with product MSKRGTKSVVFSALEVANICGVVNQTAINWIRSGYLKAFTTPGGQFRVYPDDLASFMSSRNMLIPEALLKLCKDRSAYELNTLLIIDDDRPLNDVIADYMRKKFPAINILQAYDGFEAGLLLASKHPQCLILDLDLPGMDGFELCKQIYEGGKFGNPQVLVITALEETGIEERLEKLGVAHFFRKPLVLDSLSKIVERVYRE from the coding sequence ATGTCAAAAAGAGGTACCAAATCCGTTGTCTTTTCTGCACTTGAAGTTGCAAATATCTGCGGCGTTGTAAATCAGACTGCTATTAATTGGATTAGAAGCGGATATTTAAAAGCTTTTACCACTCCCGGCGGACAGTTCCGCGTGTATCCCGACGATTTGGCTTCCTTTATGAGCAGCCGAAACATGCTTATCCCCGAAGCTCTGCTTAAACTTTGCAAGGACAGATCAGCATACGAACTTAACACGCTTTTAATAATAGACGACGATAGGCCTTTAAATGACGTTATTGCCGATTATATGCGGAAAAAATTTCCTGCCATAAATATTCTTCAAGCCTATGACGGTTTTGAAGCGGGGCTCTTGCTTGCGAGCAAGCACCCCCAGTGTCTGATTCTTGACCTTGATTTGCCGGGAATGGACGGCTTCGAACTCTGTAAACAGATTTATGAAGGCGGAAAATTCGGCAATCCTCAAGTTTTGGTTATAACGGCCTTGGAAGAAACCGGAATAGAAGAGCGGCTTGAAAAATTGGGAGTAGCACATTTTTTTAGAAAACCGCTCGTCCTTGACAGTCTTTCAAAAATAGTGGAAAGAGTTTACCGGGAATAA
- the sppA gene encoding signal peptide peptidase SppA: MSYKSNTDKENKDSEGFTKKRRRLSKGYIVLIGLIIVAAAAGIYPLFFAHTNSLKTSDTVNSTDRKSFDVSPSDKLNKITDIKNLFEKRFNINELKKSDYIAVVYIEGVIEDKNKTYNQSELLDVISDLEYDERNKAILLFINSPGGGVYKSDEVYTALERYKTSGKKVHAYMGELAASGGYYIACAASHISANRNTLTGSIGVIAGQSLDATGLLQKLGIKAKTITAGKNKNMMNFDEPLSQEQLSIMQSVADDAYVQFTNIVANSRNMSQKRIQTLADGRIYTARQALENGLIDSICSVEEAQKKLEEDLKMPMIDKRTFRFERRPSVYDYFTDIETAVKIFAVFANTGSIDAALKQASGMSYPAYYYSR; this comes from the coding sequence ATGTCATATAAATCAAATACCGACAAAGAAAACAAAGATTCTGAAGGTTTTACAAAAAAAAGAAGGCGCCTTTCCAAAGGATATATTGTTCTTATAGGTCTGATAATTGTCGCGGCTGCAGCGGGAATTTATCCCTTGTTCTTTGCACATACAAACTCGTTAAAAACCTCCGATACCGTAAATTCCACGGATCGCAAATCCTTTGACGTATCTCCTTCCGATAAGCTCAATAAAATAACGGACATAAAAAACCTTTTTGAAAAAAGATTCAACATCAATGAACTTAAAAAAAGCGACTATATAGCCGTCGTTTACATAGAAGGCGTAATAGAAGACAAAAATAAAACTTACAATCAAAGCGAATTGCTTGACGTCATAAGCGATTTGGAATACGACGAAAGGAACAAGGCTATCCTGCTTTTTATAAATTCTCCGGGAGGAGGAGTTTATAAGTCCGACGAAGTATATACCGCGCTTGAAAGATATAAAACCTCAGGAAAAAAAGTTCACGCATACATGGGGGAACTGGCGGCCTCAGGAGGCTACTATATAGCCTGTGCCGCAAGCCACATAAGCGCAAACAGAAACACACTCACAGGCTCCATAGGCGTGATTGCAGGTCAATCTTTGGACGCTACGGGACTCCTTCAAAAATTGGGCATAAAAGCAAAAACAATCACGGCCGGCAAAAATAAAAACATGATGAATTTTGACGAACCGCTTTCTCAGGAACAGCTGTCCATAATGCAGTCCGTAGCCGACGACGCTTACGTTCAGTTTACAAACATAGTCGCAAACAGCAGAAACATGTCTCAAAAAAGGATACAAACTCTTGCGGACGGAAGGATCTATACTGCGCGTCAGGCGCTTGAAAACGGTCTTATCGACAGCATATGCTCCGTTGAAGAAGCACAAAAAAAACTTGAAGAAGATCTTAAAATGCCTATGATCGACAAGAGGACTTTCAGGTTTGAAAGGCGGCCTTCGGTTTATGATTATTTTACGGACATAGAAACGGCCGTTAAGATATTTGCCGTTTTTGCAAATACGGGTTCTATTGACGCGGCGTTAAAGCAAGCGAGCGGAATGTCCTATCCTGCTTACTATTATTCCCGGTAA
- a CDS encoding DUF975 family protein, with protein MFDSALYKKRAKVQLKGRRRVPMIMTAIFLFIITLLLAPSMHLMKSIRIETFFQTRPNFNFNVALNADPEPNLAILYILVYILVTAQLYVYLKAAKETAPLHFNNFLDGLTLWFRALRAGIWFTLWVSVWSFLFVIPGIIKAFSYSQIFFLIAEYPKLPVRKAMKISKILTKGYKGDLFVMGLSFIGWYILSLLSFGIGFLWLCPYAELSFTNAYLDLKEMAFKTGRLLPEDLK; from the coding sequence ATGTTTGATTCGGCTTTATACAAAAAAAGAGCGAAAGTACAGCTGAAGGGGCGCCGCCGGGTTCCGATGATAATGACGGCAATATTTTTATTCATAATCACGCTGCTTTTAGCGCCGTCAATGCATTTGATGAAGTCGATAAGAATTGAAACGTTTTTTCAGACAAGGCCGAATTTCAATTTTAACGTGGCCTTGAATGCGGATCCGGAACCCAACTTGGCGATATTGTATATTTTAGTATATATTCTGGTTACCGCTCAGCTGTACGTATACTTAAAGGCTGCAAAAGAAACCGCTCCTTTACATTTTAATAATTTTTTGGACGGGCTTACGCTTTGGTTCAGAGCTTTGAGAGCGGGAATTTGGTTTACCTTGTGGGTTTCCGTATGGTCGTTTTTATTTGTGATTCCGGGAATAATAAAGGCCTTTTCATATTCGCAAATTTTCTTTTTGATTGCGGAATATCCCAAACTTCCCGTACGCAAGGCGATGAAAATCAGTAAGATCCTTACAAAAGGATACAAGGGAGACTTGTTCGTCATGGGCTTAAGTTTTATAGGCTGGTATATATTGTCGCTGCTCTCATTCGGCATAGGATTTTTGTGGCTTTGCCCTTATGCGGAACTCTCGTTTACAAATGCGTATCTTGACCTAAAAGAGATGGCATTTAAAACAGGCAGGCTTTTGCCTGAGGACTTGAAGTAA
- a CDS encoding aldose 1-epimerase family protein, with protein MNITLENARFRAIIDTHGAEINSLQEIADGTEFIWNGDPSVWKYHAPILFPHVGRIRDGFMTYGGKEYKLAINGFARDMDFTLIKNTSDSAEFELTENDYTADKYPWKFSLKVNYKLTENDMIFTSTVTNTDKEKISFSLGSHSALCCPRNTDKEGTKNSDYVIEFEKKEALTSVVCTDDGYLASDENGIAPYTKPYGEKDAGIIPMTEKGFGNGHFFTAFSSDWVGLRNKATGKLVRINTKDYPYVMIWQNAGEPRFVCIEPWYGVPDPAVTSHAWEIKPGLVFLEPGKSFTSDQTISIL; from the coding sequence ATGAATATTACATTGGAAAACGCTCGTTTCAGAGCGATAATCGACACACACGGGGCTGAGATAAATTCCTTGCAGGAAATTGCCGACGGAACAGAGTTCATTTGGAATGGAGATCCGTCCGTTTGGAAATATCATGCGCCCATACTGTTCCCGCACGTGGGGCGGATCCGCGACGGATTTATGACTTATGGAGGAAAAGAATACAAACTTGCCATAAACGGGTTTGCGCGCGATATGGATTTTACGCTTATAAAAAACACTTCCGATTCCGCCGAATTTGAATTGACCGAAAACGATTATACCGCGGATAAATATCCGTGGAAATTTTCGCTTAAAGTAAATTATAAACTTACGGAAAACGATATGATTTTTACCTCGACGGTCACAAATACGGATAAGGAAAAGATAAGTTTTTCGCTCGGAAGTCATTCGGCACTATGCTGTCCGCGAAACACTGACAAGGAAGGAACTAAAAACAGCGATTACGTGATCGAATTTGAAAAAAAAGAAGCTCTTACGAGCGTTGTGTGTACCGACGACGGATACCTTGCATCGGATGAAAACGGGATCGCCCCTTACACAAAACCTTACGGTGAAAAAGACGCCGGCATTATTCCTATGACCGAAAAAGGATTCGGCAACGGACATTTTTTTACCGCTTTCAGTTCCGACTGGGTAGGACTGCGCAATAAGGCGACCGGAAAACTTGTTCGCATAAATACGAAAGATTATCCGTATGTGATGATATGGCAGAACGCCGGAGAGCCGCGCTTTGTTTGTATTGAACCCTGGTACGGCGTGCCGGATCCCGCCGTCACAAGCCATGCGTGGGAAATTAAGCCGGGACTTGTTTTTCTTGAGCCTGGAAAAAGTTTTACCTCCGATCAGACGATAAGTATTTTGTAA
- a CDS encoding tRNA-dihydrouridine synthase family protein — MATLSHEALRRMIEKFGGCDEYFTEMINAGSLLTHGPFEKYYLISEAAPEKTVWQLTGGKADLLERAAFEIAERGGIGLDLNMGCSAPEIVASGAGIAWMQKPSEETRSMVMRVRKALERSAACGKKRLRLSAKIRLGDEGFSDDGFFCFCEMLSDEGVEMITLHPRTRRQKYSKAPHFSYVQRLSEIMHKRGVSVILNGDVCGAESAAAALEKAPLADGIMIGRAAVQKPWIFMEIKRALSSEGRDRTSTSYENTLSTADLYALAFDYLQDLKIYQPKEFWRTRMQRFFTYYCQNFSFAHYCRTQLLNSKDMDEAQMRLLEYFEKVPEDRYVKIRIF, encoded by the coding sequence ATGGCTACGTTAAGTCACGAAGCCCTTCGCCGAATGATAGAAAAATTCGGCGGATGCGACGAGTATTTTACCGAAATGATAAACGCCGGTTCTCTTTTAACGCACGGCCCCTTTGAAAAATACTATCTGATAAGCGAAGCTGCGCCTGAAAAAACGGTCTGGCAGCTTACGGGCGGCAAGGCGGATCTTTTGGAAAGAGCCGCCTTTGAGATTGCCGAGCGGGGCGGCATAGGCTTGGATCTGAACATGGGCTGCTCTGCTCCTGAGATCGTCGCAAGCGGCGCCGGAATAGCGTGGATGCAAAAGCCCTCCGAAGAAACACGCTCCATGGTCATGAGAGTGAGAAAGGCTCTTGAACGCTCGGCTGCCTGCGGCAAAAAAAGGCTGCGCCTAAGCGCGAAGATCCGGTTGGGCGATGAAGGTTTTTCTGACGACGGTTTTTTTTGTTTTTGTGAAATGCTTTCGGACGAAGGGGTTGAAATGATCACGTTGCATCCCAGAACCCGCAGGCAAAAGTATTCGAAGGCGCCGCATTTTTCTTATGTGCAAAGACTTTCCGAAATTATGCATAAAAGAGGCGTTTCGGTAATACTTAACGGCGATGTGTGCGGCGCCGAAAGTGCCGCGGCCGCCCTTGAAAAAGCGCCCCTTGCCGACGGAATTATGATAGGGCGGGCGGCCGTCCAAAAACCGTGGATTTTTATGGAAATAAAACGTGCCCTGTCGTCGGAAGGTCGGGACAGGACTTCAACGTCGTATGAAAATACATTGTCCACGGCGGACTTATACGCGCTTGCTTTCGATTATCTTCAAGACTTAAAAATTTATCAGCCGAAAGAATTTTGGCGCACAAGGATGCAGAGATTTTTTACCTATTACTGCCAAAATTTTTCCTTTGCGCATTATTGCCGCACGCAGCTTTTAAATTCCAAGGATATGGATGAAGCGCAGATGCGGCTTTTAGAATATTTTGAAAAAGTTCCCGAAGACAGATACGTTAAAATACGAATTTTTTAG
- a CDS encoding bifunctional 4-hydroxy-2-oxoglutarate aldolase/2-dehydro-3-deoxy-phosphogluconate aldolase — protein MDVLSFIKQKKIVSIARRISPDRIVEAAKAVNSGGIFCLEITFDQSSGSCIADTAKSISEVKKTLGSKMCIGAGTVVSVEQVRTAFEAGADFILAPDTNPAVISEAKKLGLVCVPGAMTPTEIQNAWNLGADIVKVFPAGYLGLDYIKAVRAPISNVPLMAVGGVNEKNIKDFLGAGYCSCGIGSNIMKESLINEGKFEELSLLAKKFVF, from the coding sequence ATGGACGTTCTTTCTTTTATAAAACAAAAAAAAATCGTTTCGATCGCGCGGAGAATTTCACCGGACAGAATCGTTGAGGCGGCAAAGGCCGTAAATTCAGGCGGAATCTTTTGCCTTGAGATCACATTCGATCAGTCGTCCGGCAGCTGCATTGCGGACACGGCCAAGTCTATCAGCGAAGTAAAAAAAACCTTGGGCAGTAAAATGTGCATAGGAGCCGGTACGGTAGTCTCCGTAGAGCAAGTAAGGACTGCGTTCGAAGCCGGAGCGGATTTTATACTTGCTCCGGACACAAATCCCGCCGTCATTTCAGAAGCGAAAAAGCTCGGTCTCGTTTGCGTTCCCGGCGCAATGACGCCCACGGAAATTCAAAATGCGTGGAATCTCGGCGCCGACATAGTAAAGGTTTTCCCCGCAGGATATCTGGGACTTGACTATATCAAAGCGGTTAGAGCTCCGATAAGCAACGTTCCGCTCATGGCGGTAGGCGGCGTAAATGAAAAAAATATAAAAGATTTTCTCGGTGCAGGCTACTGCAGCTGCGGTATAGGCTCGAATATAATGAAAGAAAGCCTTATCAACGAGGGAAAATTTGAAGAGCTTTCACTCCTCGCTAAAAAATTCGTATTTTAA